The following are encoded in a window of Carettochelys insculpta isolate YL-2023 chromosome 30, ASM3395843v1, whole genome shotgun sequence genomic DNA:
- the LOC142003683 gene encoding ras-related and estrogen-regulated growth inhibitor-like protein codes for MVVQLRAAPRRTGKMSDGGQPRVGANVLVLGAGKVGKSALTVRFLTRRFIGEYGDIESVYTHNVMVGGREVCFSIWDSVCPQASELQGWVSEKQLRWADGFVLVYSICDRSSFHLARQQLQRIRQLKRQGSSERAPVILVGNKRDLQHRRAVSSEEGRLLALSTNSGFFEVSAAETYHGAVVVFHELLDMVRDSRSSGKKAMGLRGIVRSMSAVFGRRRTE; via the exons ATGGTGGTTCAGCTCCGCGCCGCGCCCCGACGGACCGGCAAGATGTCTGACGGGGGGCAGCCCAGAGTGGGGGCCAACGTCCTGGTGCTGGGAGCCGGCAAAGTGGGTAAATCGG CTCTGACGGTCCGATTCCTCACCCGGAGGTTTATTGGAGAATATGGGGATATTG AATCCGTTTACACCCACAACGTGATGGTTGGGGGCAGAGAGGTTTGCTTCAGCATCTGGGACTCCGTCTGCCCCCAG gcCTCCGAGCTCCAGGGCTGGGTGAGCGAAAAGCAGCTGCGCTGGGCCGACGGCTTTGTCCTGGTCTACAGCATCTGCGACCGCTCCAGTTTCCACCTGGcccgccagcagctccagcgcaTCCGGCAGCTAAAGCGACAGGGCAGTTCCGAGAGAGCCCCTGTCATCCTGGTGGGCAACAAGCGGGACCTCCAGCACCGGCGGGCTGTCTCCAGCGAGGAAGGGCGACTCCTGGCCCTCTCCACCAACTCGGGCTTCTTCGAGGTCTCGGCTGCTGAGACGTACCACGGCGCCGTGGTGGTCTTCCACGAGCTCCTCGACATGGTGCGGGACTCCAGGAGCTCAGGCAAGAAGGCCATGGGCCTCCGTGGCATCGTGCGGAGCATGTCGGCCGTCTTCGGGAGGAGGAGGACGGAATGA